One part of the Streptomyces lydicus genome encodes these proteins:
- a CDS encoding 3-hydroxyacyl-CoA dehydrogenase NAD-binding domain-containing protein — protein sequence MSESAALSTIRWEQDETGIVTLVLDDPDQSANTMNNAFKTSLTAVADRLEAEKDNIRGIIFTSAKKTFFAGGDLRDLIAVTPAQAQRAFESGNGIKRDLRRIETLGKPVVAAINGAALGGGYEIALACHHRVALDTPGTKIGLPEVTLGLLPAAGGVTRTVRLLGIADALLKVLLQGTQYSAPRAKEAGLIHDVAATPEELLAKARAFVDEHPESQQPWDVKGYRIPGGTPAQPKFAANLPAFPANLKKQLNGAPYPAPRNILAAAVEGSQVDFETAQTIEARYFVELVTGQISKNMIQAFFFDLQAVNSGANRPKDIEPRKVEKVAVLGAGMMGAGIAYACAKAGIQVVLKDVTPEAAQKGKAYSEGLLAKALSRGRTTEQKRDELLARITPTAEPNDLAGCDAVIEAVFEDVALKRKVFKEIQHIVAPDALLCSNTSTLPITLLAEGVERDQDFIGLHFFSPVDRMPLVEIIKGGRTGDEALARAFDLVRQIKKTPIVVNDSRGFFTSRVIGHFINEGVAMVGEGLDPASVEQAAAQAGYPAKVLSLMDELTLTLPRKIREETRRAAEEAGGTWQPHPADEVIDRMVDEFGRPGRSGGAGFYEYGEDGKRAGLWPGLREHFAREGAGIPFQDMQERMLFSEALDTVRCFEEGVLTSVADANIGSIFGIGFPGWTGGVIQYINGYRGGPGREDLVGLPGFVARARELQAAYGDRFAPPALLIDKAEKGEKFSD from the coding sequence ATGAGTGAATCCGCAGCTTTGTCGACCATCCGCTGGGAACAGGACGAGACCGGCATCGTCACCCTGGTCCTGGACGACCCGGACCAGTCCGCCAACACCATGAACAACGCCTTCAAGACCTCCCTCACCGCGGTCGCCGACCGCCTGGAGGCCGAGAAGGACAACATCCGCGGCATCATCTTCACCTCCGCGAAGAAGACCTTCTTCGCCGGTGGCGACCTGCGCGACCTGATCGCCGTCACCCCCGCCCAGGCCCAGCGGGCCTTCGAGTCGGGCAACGGCATCAAGCGCGACCTGCGCCGCATCGAAACGCTCGGCAAGCCCGTCGTCGCCGCCATCAACGGCGCCGCGCTGGGCGGCGGTTACGAGATCGCGCTCGCCTGCCACCACCGCGTCGCCCTCGACACCCCCGGCACCAAGATCGGCCTGCCCGAGGTCACCCTCGGTCTGCTGCCCGCCGCCGGCGGTGTCACCCGCACGGTCCGGCTGCTCGGCATCGCCGACGCGCTGCTGAAGGTGCTGCTCCAGGGCACCCAGTACAGCGCCCCGCGCGCCAAGGAAGCCGGGCTGATCCACGACGTCGCGGCCACCCCCGAGGAACTGCTCGCCAAGGCCCGCGCCTTCGTCGACGAGCACCCCGAGTCCCAGCAGCCCTGGGACGTGAAGGGGTACCGCATCCCCGGCGGCACGCCCGCCCAGCCGAAGTTCGCGGCCAACCTCCCGGCCTTCCCGGCCAACCTCAAGAAGCAGCTCAACGGCGCCCCGTACCCGGCGCCGCGCAACATCCTCGCCGCGGCCGTCGAGGGCTCCCAGGTCGACTTCGAGACCGCGCAGACCATCGAGGCGCGGTACTTCGTCGAGCTGGTCACCGGCCAGATCTCCAAGAACATGATCCAGGCGTTCTTCTTCGACCTGCAGGCCGTCAACTCCGGCGCCAACCGCCCCAAGGACATCGAGCCCCGCAAGGTCGAGAAGGTCGCCGTCCTCGGCGCCGGCATGATGGGCGCGGGCATCGCCTACGCCTGCGCCAAGGCCGGCATCCAGGTCGTCCTCAAGGACGTCACCCCGGAGGCGGCCCAGAAGGGCAAGGCGTACTCGGAGGGGCTGCTCGCCAAGGCGCTCTCCCGGGGCCGCACGACCGAGCAGAAGCGCGACGAGCTGCTGGCGCGCATCACGCCCACCGCCGAGCCCAACGACCTCGCGGGCTGTGACGCCGTCATCGAGGCGGTCTTCGAGGACGTCGCCCTCAAGCGCAAGGTGTTCAAGGAGATCCAGCACATCGTCGCCCCCGACGCGCTGCTGTGCTCGAACACCTCGACCCTCCCCATCACGCTGCTGGCCGAGGGCGTCGAGCGCGACCAGGACTTCATCGGGCTGCACTTCTTCTCGCCGGTCGACAGGATGCCGCTGGTGGAGATCATCAAGGGCGGGCGGACCGGCGACGAGGCGCTGGCCCGCGCCTTCGACCTGGTCCGCCAGATCAAGAAGACCCCGATCGTCGTCAACGACTCCCGCGGCTTCTTCACCTCCCGGGTCATCGGCCACTTCATCAACGAAGGCGTGGCGATGGTCGGCGAGGGCCTCGACCCGGCCTCCGTCGAGCAGGCCGCCGCCCAGGCCGGCTACCCGGCCAAGGTGCTGTCGCTGATGGACGAGCTGACCCTGACCCTGCCCCGCAAGATCCGCGAGGAGACCAGGCGGGCGGCCGAGGAGGCCGGCGGCACCTGGCAGCCGCACCCGGCCGACGAGGTCATCGACCGGATGGTCGACGAGTTCGGCCGTCCCGGCCGCAGCGGTGGAGCCGGCTTCTACGAGTACGGCGAGGACGGCAAGCGCGCCGGCCTGTGGCCGGGCCTGCGCGAGCACTTCGCCAGGGAAGGGGCCGGCATCCCCTTCCAGGACATGCAGGAGCGGATGCTGTTCTCCGAGGCGCTGGACACCGTCCGCTGCTTCGAGGAGGGCGTCCTCACCTCCGTCGCCGACGCCAACATCGGCTCCATTTTCGGGATCGGCTTCCCGGGCTGGACCGGCGGCGTGATCCAGTACATCAACGGCTACCGGGGTGGGCCGGGGCGGGAGGACCTCGTCGGTCTGCCCGGGTTCGTGGCCCGCGCCCGTGAGCTGCAGGCGGCCTACGGCGACCGGTTCGCGCCGCCCGCGCTGCTGATCGACAAGGCCGAAAAGGGCGAGAAGTTCAGCGACTGA
- a CDS encoding acetyl-CoA C-acetyltransferase: MSTEAYVYDAIRTPRGRGKANGALHGTKPIDLVVGLIHEVRNRFPGLDPAAIDDIVLGVVGPVGDQGSDIARIAAIAAGLPDTVAGVQENRFCASGLEAVNMAAAKVRSGWEDLVLAGGVESMSRVPMASDGGAWFADPMTNFDTGFVPQGIGADLIATIEGYSRRDVDEFAALSQERAAEAWKDGRFNRSVVPVRDRNGLVVLDHDEHMRPGTTADSLAGLKPSFATIGDAGGFDAVALQKYHWVEKIDHVHHAGNSSGIVDGAALVAIGSKEVGERYGLTPRARILAAAVSGSEPTIMLTGPAPASRKALAKAGLTIDDIDLVEINEAFAAVVLRFVKDMGLSLDKVNVNGGAIALGHPLGATGAMILGTLIDELERQDKRYGLATLCVGGGMGIATVIERL, translated from the coding sequence GTGAGCACCGAAGCGTACGTGTACGACGCGATCCGCACCCCGCGCGGCCGCGGCAAGGCCAATGGCGCACTGCACGGCACCAAGCCGATCGACCTGGTCGTCGGCCTGATCCACGAGGTGCGCAACCGCTTCCCCGGCCTCGACCCGGCCGCCATCGACGACATCGTGCTCGGCGTCGTCGGACCGGTCGGCGACCAGGGCTCCGACATCGCCCGGATCGCGGCGATCGCCGCCGGGCTGCCCGACACCGTCGCCGGCGTACAGGAGAACCGCTTCTGTGCGTCGGGTCTCGAAGCCGTCAACATGGCCGCCGCCAAGGTGCGTTCGGGCTGGGAGGACCTGGTTCTGGCGGGCGGCGTCGAATCCATGTCGCGGGTCCCGATGGCCTCCGACGGCGGCGCCTGGTTCGCCGACCCGATGACCAACTTCGACACCGGCTTCGTCCCCCAGGGCATCGGCGCCGACCTCATCGCCACCATCGAGGGCTACAGCCGGCGCGACGTCGACGAGTTCGCCGCGCTCTCCCAGGAGCGCGCCGCCGAGGCGTGGAAGGACGGGCGCTTCAACCGCTCCGTGGTCCCGGTGCGCGACCGCAACGGCCTGGTCGTCCTCGACCACGACGAGCACATGCGCCCCGGCACCACCGCCGACTCCCTCGCCGGGCTCAAGCCGTCCTTCGCCACCATCGGTGACGCCGGCGGCTTCGACGCGGTGGCCCTGCAGAAGTACCACTGGGTCGAGAAGATCGACCACGTCCACCACGCCGGCAACTCCTCCGGCATCGTGGACGGCGCGGCGCTCGTCGCCATCGGCTCCAAGGAGGTCGGCGAGCGCTACGGGCTCACCCCGCGGGCCCGTATCCTCGCGGCCGCGGTCTCCGGCTCCGAGCCGACGATCATGCTCACCGGCCCCGCGCCCGCCAGCCGCAAGGCGCTCGCCAAGGCCGGGCTGACCATCGACGACATCGATCTGGTCGAGATCAACGAGGCGTTCGCCGCCGTCGTACTGCGCTTCGTCAAGGACATGGGCCTGAGCCTGGACAAGGTCAACGTCAACGGCGGCGCCATCGCCCTGGGCCACCCGCTGGGCGCCACCGGCGCGATGATCCTGGGCACCCTCATCGACGAGCTGGAGCGGCAGGACAAGCGCTACGGCCTGGCCACTCTCTGCGTCGGCGGCGGCATGGGCATCGCCACCGTCATCGAGCGCCTCTGA
- a CDS encoding acyl-CoA dehydrogenase family protein: protein MQRQIFTEDHVAFRETVRTFLAKEVTPYYEQWEKDGIVSRDAWRAAGRQGLLGLAVPEEYGGGGNPDFRYSAVLAEEFTRAGAAGLALGLHNDIIGPYLTTLATDEQKRRWLPGFCSGEIITAIAMTEPGAGSDLQGIRTTAEDRGDHWLLNGSKTFISNGILADLVIVVAKTTPEGGAHGLSLLVVERGTDGFERGRNLDKIGQKSQDTAELFFNDVRVPKENLLGELNGAFIHLMTNLAQERMGIAVAGIAAAEHLLEITTDYVKEREAFGRPLSKLQHVRFEIAEMATECAVTRTFLDRCIVDHSDGKLDAVHASMAKWWATELQKRVADRCLQLHGGYGYMTEYRVARAFTDGRIQTIYGGTTEIMKEIIGRSLLG, encoded by the coding sequence ATGCAGCGCCAGATCTTCACCGAGGACCACGTGGCCTTCCGCGAGACGGTACGCACCTTCCTCGCCAAGGAGGTGACGCCGTACTACGAGCAGTGGGAGAAGGACGGCATCGTCAGCCGGGACGCCTGGCGCGCGGCCGGCAGACAGGGCCTGCTGGGGCTGGCCGTGCCCGAGGAGTACGGGGGCGGGGGCAACCCCGACTTCCGCTACAGCGCGGTCCTCGCCGAGGAGTTCACCCGCGCCGGCGCCGCCGGACTCGCGCTGGGCCTGCACAACGACATCATCGGCCCCTACCTCACCACCCTCGCCACCGACGAGCAGAAGCGCCGATGGCTGCCCGGCTTCTGCAGCGGCGAGATCATCACCGCCATCGCCATGACCGAGCCCGGCGCGGGCTCCGACCTCCAGGGCATCCGCACCACCGCCGAGGACCGCGGCGACCACTGGCTGCTCAACGGATCGAAGACCTTCATCTCCAACGGCATCCTCGCCGACCTCGTCATCGTCGTGGCCAAGACCACCCCCGAGGGCGGTGCGCACGGGCTGTCGCTGCTGGTCGTCGAGCGGGGTACGGACGGCTTCGAGCGCGGCCGGAACCTCGACAAGATCGGCCAGAAGTCCCAGGACACCGCCGAGCTGTTCTTCAACGACGTACGGGTCCCCAAGGAGAACCTGCTCGGTGAGCTCAACGGCGCCTTCATCCACCTGATGACCAACCTCGCCCAGGAGCGGATGGGCATAGCCGTCGCCGGGATCGCCGCCGCCGAACACCTGCTGGAGATCACCACCGACTACGTCAAGGAGCGCGAGGCGTTCGGGCGGCCGCTGTCGAAGCTTCAACACGTCCGCTTCGAGATAGCCGAGATGGCCACGGAGTGCGCCGTCACCCGCACCTTCCTCGACCGCTGCATCGTCGACCACTCGGACGGCAAGCTCGACGCCGTCCACGCGTCGATGGCCAAGTGGTGGGCCACCGAACTCCAGAAACGCGTCGCCGACCGCTGTCTGCAACTCCACGGCGGGTACGGCTACATGACCGAGTACCGCGTCGCCAGGGCCTTCACCGACGGACGCATCCAGACCATCTACGGCGGGACGACCGAAATCATGAAGGAGATCATCGGGCGCTCGCTGCTCGGCTGA
- a CDS encoding CaiB/BaiF CoA transferase family protein: MTESANGPLSGVRVVELAGIGPGPFAAMLLADLGADVVRVDRPGGAGLRIDPAYDVTNRNKRSVLVDLKTPDGVAQVLELAERADVLVEGYRPGVAERLGVGPEECLARNPRLVYGRMTGWGQQGPLADTAGHDIGYIAITGALGMIGPPDGPPAIPANLLGDFAGGSLYLVIGVLAALRHARAEGGAGQVVDAAIVDGTAHLTAMIHGMLAAGGWQDRRGANLLDGGTPFYGTYETADGGHMAVGALEKRFYGEFIRLLGIEDEAPDRDDPAAWDDLRTAIAARFKTRTRAEWTAVFQESDACVAPVLSLREAPQHPHLATRGTFVDHDGITQPAPAPRFSRTPAAVRRPPARPGADTEEIARDWQAPGLLAPAPAGPPDNAPAAPHRAERE, encoded by the coding sequence ATGACGGAGTCAGCGAACGGCCCGCTGAGCGGGGTGCGGGTGGTCGAACTCGCCGGCATCGGCCCCGGCCCGTTCGCGGCCATGCTGCTGGCCGATCTCGGCGCCGACGTCGTCCGTGTCGACCGGCCCGGAGGCGCCGGGCTGCGCATCGACCCCGCGTACGACGTCACCAACCGCAACAAGCGCTCGGTGCTGGTCGACCTGAAGACGCCGGACGGGGTCGCCCAGGTGCTGGAACTCGCCGAGCGAGCCGATGTGCTGGTGGAGGGTTACCGCCCGGGTGTGGCCGAGCGGCTCGGCGTGGGCCCGGAGGAGTGCCTGGCACGCAACCCCCGGCTCGTCTACGGCCGGATGACCGGCTGGGGCCAGCAGGGGCCGCTCGCCGACACCGCGGGACACGACATCGGCTACATCGCCATCACCGGAGCCCTGGGCATGATCGGTCCGCCCGACGGCCCGCCCGCCATCCCCGCCAACCTCCTCGGCGACTTCGCCGGCGGCTCCCTCTACCTGGTCATCGGCGTCCTCGCCGCCCTCCGGCACGCCCGCGCCGAGGGCGGCGCGGGCCAGGTCGTGGACGCCGCCATCGTCGACGGCACGGCCCATCTGACGGCGATGATCCACGGCATGCTGGCGGCGGGCGGATGGCAGGACCGCCGCGGGGCCAACCTGCTGGACGGCGGGACGCCGTTCTACGGCACGTACGAGACCGCCGACGGCGGTCACATGGCGGTCGGGGCGCTGGAGAAGCGGTTCTACGGCGAGTTCATCCGCCTGCTGGGCATCGAGGACGAGGCGCCCGACCGGGACGATCCCGCCGCCTGGGACGACCTCCGTACGGCCATCGCGGCCCGCTTCAAGACCCGGACGAGAGCGGAATGGACCGCGGTCTTCCAGGAGTCCGACGCCTGTGTGGCGCCCGTGCTGTCGCTGCGCGAGGCCCCGCAGCACCCGCATCTCGCCACCCGCGGCACCTTCGTCGACCACGACGGCATCACCCAGCCCGCGCCCGCCCCCCGCTTCTCGCGGACGCCCGCGGCGGTCCGCCGACCGCCCGCGCGCCCCGGAGCGGACACCGAGGAGATCGCCCGCGACTGGCAGGCGCCCGGCCTGCTCGCCCCCGCACCGGCCGGGCCGCCGGACAACGCGCCCGCCGCCCCGCACCGCGCCGAGCGGGAGTGA
- a CDS encoding MgtC/SapB family protein, protein MSPSQLAAALFDFHAGQGPRQFTELALALVLSSLIGLEREARQKSAGLRTHTLVGVGSALFMEVSIHGFGALLGVDGVSLDPSRVAAQVVSGIGFIGGGLIFVRKDAVRGLTTAATIWLTCAIGMACGGGLPLLAIGCTAVHFLIVRGFSKVSDRIPSKPSLTRADLRVLYRPQHGLLGRMLELCTSSGFRVTDVQVDTGDEAAGSEAEVMLRLEGVAPTYPLVESVSELDGVRWVGLGRPADHTE, encoded by the coding sequence ATGTCCCCCTCGCAACTCGCCGCCGCACTGTTCGACTTCCACGCCGGCCAGGGGCCGCGCCAGTTCACCGAACTCGCGCTCGCGCTGGTGCTGTCCTCGCTGATCGGCCTCGAACGCGAGGCGAGGCAGAAGAGCGCCGGACTGCGCACCCACACGCTCGTCGGCGTGGGCAGCGCGCTGTTCATGGAGGTGTCGATCCACGGCTTCGGGGCGCTGCTGGGCGTCGACGGTGTGTCGCTCGACCCGTCCCGGGTGGCCGCGCAGGTCGTCTCGGGCATCGGCTTCATCGGCGGGGGCCTGATCTTCGTCAGGAAGGACGCGGTCCGCGGGCTGACGACGGCCGCCACCATCTGGCTGACCTGCGCGATCGGCATGGCGTGCGGCGGGGGCCTGCCGCTGCTCGCCATCGGTTGCACCGCGGTGCACTTCCTCATCGTCCGCGGCTTCTCGAAGGTGTCGGACCGGATCCCGTCGAAGCCGTCCCTCACCCGCGCCGACCTGCGGGTCCTGTACCGCCCGCAACACGGACTGCTGGGGCGGATGTTGGAGCTGTGCACCAGCAGCGGCTTCCGGGTGACCGACGTCCAGGTGGACACCGGCGACGAAGCGGCCGGGAGTGAGGCCGAGGTGATGCTCCGTCTGGAAGGCGTTGCGCCCACGTACCCGCTGGTCGAGTCGGTGTCCGAGCTGGACGGCGTGCGCTGGGTGGGGCTCGGGCGGCCGGCCGACCACACCGAGTGA
- a CDS encoding sialate:H+ symport family MFS transporter, translating to MFAAWIGYLLDGFDFVLITLVLTDIAADFHLSTATAASLISGAFITRWLGGAVLGALGDRYGRKAAMITSILLYSLGTFACGFAWGYTSLFVARLVIGLGMAGDYSAGVTYVLETWPTRWRNRASGFLISGYAGGTILAAELYKWVVPHWGWRWMFWIGVLPVLVALWVRRSLPEAGDWQREIGTAGPEADRPNPFRPLFTGRARAWGNTVLAAVASVALFCVFTPVGVGCVPWLSAVAALCLIAFAVQLGGRRGWLLYVSLMVTVFAAFLYSWPVQALLPTYLKTDLGFDPDQVTDVMFYAGFGTMAGCWLAGFVGDRFGTRRAYAGTLLASLAFVFPVFAVRDSLPALGVLVFGLLALGQGISGILPKYLAGHFPTAVRAASLGFVYNVGALGGAVAPVLGARLADGMTLGRALAVLTFGLTLVVILLVGGDVPQRLGRLVDRQAPADHLVPAGGGAAAVPPEADRGGPGAGAVPPGPV from the coding sequence ATGTTCGCCGCCTGGATCGGCTACCTCCTCGACGGCTTCGACTTCGTCCTGATCACCCTGGTGCTGACCGACATCGCCGCGGACTTCCACCTCAGCACCGCCACCGCCGCCTCGCTGATCTCCGGCGCCTTCATCACCCGATGGCTGGGCGGCGCCGTCCTGGGAGCGCTGGGGGACCGCTACGGCCGCAAGGCCGCGATGATCACCAGCATCCTGCTGTACTCCCTCGGCACCTTCGCCTGCGGATTCGCCTGGGGGTACACCAGCCTGTTCGTCGCCCGGCTGGTGATCGGCCTCGGCATGGCGGGGGACTACAGCGCCGGTGTGACGTACGTGCTGGAGACCTGGCCCACCCGGTGGCGCAACCGCGCCTCCGGATTCCTGATCTCGGGATACGCGGGCGGCACGATCCTCGCGGCGGAGCTGTACAAGTGGGTGGTGCCCCACTGGGGCTGGCGCTGGATGTTCTGGATCGGCGTCCTTCCCGTCCTGGTCGCCCTCTGGGTGCGCAGGTCGCTGCCGGAGGCCGGGGACTGGCAGCGGGAGATCGGTACGGCCGGACCGGAGGCGGACCGTCCCAATCCGTTCCGCCCGCTCTTCACGGGACGCGCCCGTGCCTGGGGCAACACGGTCCTGGCGGCGGTCGCCTCGGTGGCGCTGTTCTGCGTCTTCACGCCCGTCGGCGTGGGCTGCGTCCCCTGGCTGTCGGCCGTCGCCGCGCTCTGCCTGATCGCCTTCGCCGTCCAACTGGGAGGCCGCCGGGGATGGCTGCTGTACGTGTCCCTGATGGTGACGGTGTTCGCCGCGTTCCTCTACAGCTGGCCCGTTCAGGCGCTGCTGCCCACCTACCTCAAGACCGACCTCGGGTTCGACCCGGATCAGGTCACCGACGTGATGTTCTACGCGGGCTTCGGCACGATGGCGGGCTGCTGGCTGGCCGGCTTCGTCGGTGACCGGTTCGGCACCCGGCGCGCCTACGCGGGAACCCTGCTGGCCTCCCTCGCCTTCGTCTTCCCGGTCTTCGCGGTGCGCGACAGCCTGCCGGCGCTCGGTGTGCTGGTCTTCGGGCTGCTCGCGCTCGGCCAGGGCATCTCCGGCATCCTGCCGAAGTACCTCGCGGGCCATTTCCCGACCGCGGTCCGCGCCGCCTCTCTGGGCTTCGTCTACAACGTCGGTGCACTGGGCGGGGCGGTGGCACCCGTCCTCGGCGCCCGTCTGGCCGACGGCATGACCCTGGGGCGGGCGCTCGCGGTGCTCACCTTCGGGCTGACGCTCGTCGTCATCCTCCTGGTGGGCGGCGACGTGCCGCAGCGGCTGGGACGGCTGGTGGACCGTCAGGCACCGGCCGACCACCTCGTCCCGGCGGGCGGGGGAGCGGCCGCCGTCCCGCCGGAGGCGGATCGGGGCGGCCCGGGCGCCGGGGCGGTGCCGCCGGGCCCGGTGTAG
- a CDS encoding saccharopine dehydrogenase family protein: MRRQDTSGRAYDLVLYGATGFAGALTAEYLAAHAPEGCRWALAGRNLAKLEQLRDRLAKLHPACAEVPLLRADSGDREALRALAADTRVVATTVGPYLLHGEPLVAACAAAGTDYVDLTGEPEFIDRMYLRHDAAARSSGARLIHAGGFDSVPHDLGVRYTVGLLPEGVPLRIDGFVRSNATFSGGTLASALTVASRPVAMARAARERQRVEPRPAGRTIRAPFGPPIRSGETGTWGVPLPTLDPQIIARSAAALDRYGPDFRYRHYAGVRRLPIAVGGALGAGALCALAQVPPARRWLSGRLEPGDGPSPERRARSWFTVRFVASGGGKHLITEVSGGDPGYDETAKMLAESALSLAFDDLPETSGQVTTAVAMGEALTARLQRAGIVFRVVREG, translated from the coding sequence ATGCGACGGCAGGACACCTCAGGGCGGGCTTACGACCTCGTCCTTTACGGCGCGACCGGTTTCGCCGGAGCCCTCACCGCCGAGTACCTGGCCGCGCACGCGCCCGAGGGATGCCGCTGGGCACTGGCCGGACGCAACCTCGCCAAACTGGAGCAACTGCGCGACCGGTTGGCGAAGCTCCACCCCGCCTGCGCCGAGGTGCCGCTGCTGCGGGCCGACAGCGGCGACCGGGAGGCGCTGCGCGCCCTCGCCGCCGACACCCGGGTGGTGGCGACGACCGTCGGCCCGTATCTGCTCCACGGCGAGCCGCTCGTCGCCGCCTGCGCCGCGGCCGGCACCGACTACGTCGATCTCACGGGCGAGCCGGAATTCATCGACCGGATGTACCTGCGGCACGATGCGGCGGCCCGCAGTTCCGGCGCGCGCCTGATACACGCCGGAGGGTTCGACTCCGTCCCGCACGACCTCGGGGTCCGCTACACGGTGGGGCTGCTCCCCGAGGGCGTCCCGCTGCGCATCGACGGCTTCGTACGCTCCAACGCGACGTTCTCCGGTGGCACCCTGGCCTCCGCGCTGACCGTCGCCTCCCGTCCGGTGGCCATGGCCCGGGCGGCGCGCGAGCGACAGCGGGTGGAGCCGCGTCCGGCGGGCCGCACGATCCGCGCGCCGTTCGGCCCGCCCATCAGGAGCGGCGAGACGGGCACCTGGGGCGTACCGCTGCCCACCCTCGATCCGCAGATCATCGCCCGCTCCGCGGCCGCGCTGGACCGCTACGGGCCCGACTTCCGCTATCGCCACTACGCCGGTGTGCGGCGGCTGCCGATCGCTGTCGGCGGGGCCCTGGGGGCGGGCGCGCTGTGCGCGCTGGCGCAGGTGCCGCCCGCCCGGCGCTGGCTGTCCGGCCGTCTGGAGCCGGGCGACGGGCCGAGCCCGGAGCGCCGCGCGCGCAGCTGGTTCACGGTGCGCTTCGTCGCCTCCGGCGGCGGCAAACACCTGATCACCGAGGTCTCGGGCGGCGACCCCGGCTACGACGAGACGGCGAAGATGCTGGCCGAGTCGGCGCTCAGCCTGGCCTTCGACGACCTGCCGGAGACCTCGGGCCAGGTGACGACCGCGGTCGCCATGGGGGAGGCGCTGACGGCACGTCTCCAACGGGCGGGCATCGTCTTCCGTGTGGTCCGCGAGGGGTAG
- a CDS encoding endonuclease V, with product MDTPGTISCDEELRHWPSDEAQARAVQDRLRSSVRLDESGPQPGFAGTVVGVDVAYDDERDVVAAAAVALDARSLAVVDEATAVGQVSFPYVPGLLAFREIPTVIDALARLTRVPDLVVCDGYGLAHPRRFGLASHLGVLTGLPTIGVAKNPFTFRYAPPGPERGATSPLLDGDEEVGRALRTQKGVKPVFVSVGHRVDLDRACAHTLRLAAAYRLPETTRAADSLCRKALAGA from the coding sequence ATGGACACACCCGGCACGATCTCCTGCGACGAGGAACTGCGGCACTGGCCGTCCGACGAGGCCCAGGCGCGCGCGGTCCAGGACCGGTTGCGGTCCTCGGTACGGCTCGACGAGTCCGGGCCGCAACCGGGCTTCGCCGGCACGGTGGTGGGGGTGGACGTCGCCTACGACGACGAGCGCGACGTCGTCGCCGCGGCCGCCGTCGCCCTGGATGCCCGGAGTCTCGCCGTCGTCGACGAGGCCACGGCCGTCGGGCAGGTCTCCTTCCCGTACGTGCCCGGGCTGCTCGCCTTCCGCGAGATTCCCACCGTCATCGACGCCCTCGCCCGGCTCACCCGCGTCCCTGACCTGGTGGTCTGCGACGGATACGGGCTGGCGCACCCGCGCCGCTTCGGGCTCGCCAGCCACCTGGGGGTGCTGACCGGGCTGCCCACCATCGGGGTCGCCAAGAACCCCTTCACCTTCCGGTACGCCCCGCCGGGACCGGAGCGCGGCGCGACCTCCCCGCTCCTCGACGGCGACGAGGAGGTCGGTCGCGCGCTGCGCACCCAAAAGGGCGTCAAGCCGGTCTTCGTCTCGGTGGGGCACCGGGTCGACCTCGACCGGGCGTGCGCCCACACGCTCCGCCTGGCGGCCGCGTACCGGCTGCCGGAGACGACCCGGGCCGCCGACTCGCTGTGCCGCAAGGCCCTGGCGGGCGCCTGA